Part of the Planococcus plakortidis genome is shown below.
CGTTTCGTTTTGTAGTTGCTCTAGAAAGGATAGCATAAATCGGTGGCGTTCTTCAGCCATTTGCTTTCCGCTATCCGTCACCATGCGCTCTTTCAACAACAAAAGCTTTTCGTAAAAATGCGTTACGGTGCTCGTATCGCCGTTCCGGTATTCGCTTTCAGTCATCGCTGTGCGTGCTTGTTCATCCCGGTCATATAATTTACGGCCTTTTGCGCCGCCGTAGGCAAAGGCGCGGGCGATGCCGATGGCGCCAATGGCATCGAGCCGGTCAGCATCCCGGACGATTCTGCCTTCGATTGATTGCGGCTCCTCGTTCGTCCCGCCTTTAAAGGAAACGGTCCTGATGATTGAGCGGATGTCACTGCGCTCTTTGTCTGAGAGCTCGAGCTGCAAGAGGATTTCTTGTTCCGGGTCTTCCCCTGCTTTTTTGTATTTCGGATCGGAGACGTCATGCAACAGCACGGCAAGCTCGATCAGCGCCAGATCGCCGCCTTCCGCCTGTGCAATATGGCGGGCATTTTCCAGCACGCGCTCGATGTGCTGCCAGTCGTGGCTCGCGTCAAACTGTTCATAGATGCTTTTTACTCTCATGCGGCAGTCCGCAATTACTTGAGGATTCATGGATTCTCTCCTTTAAGGTGTCCTGACTCCATTATAACGCGAAACGGGCTGAAACGGCGCCCCATCGCTGTATTGACCTTGTATGCACCATCATGTATAGTTAAGCCATCCATTGGCTCTATGGCTGAGGGGTTGACAATCTGAATATTAGGGGGAAGGTCCATGCACCACGGAATTGTGAAATGGTTCAATTCAGAAAAAGGCTATGGCTTTATCGAATGTGACAACGGTGATGATGTTTTTGTCCATTTTACCGGCATCCAAGGTGATGGTTTCCGATCGCTGCAAGAAGGCGCAGCTGTCTCGTTCGATATTATCGACGGCAATCGCGGACCGCAAGCAGCAAACGTCGTGCAGGACCAACCATAACAATAGAAACTGCAAAAGACCCAGGAATTTTTCCTGGGTCTTCTTTTTATTCAGGCAAATCCGTGCATACTGGATTGCTATGCTAATGAAAACACCCTGCAACTGCTCGAGGATTTACTTACCGCCCGTGCCAATTTTATTTAATTCCTGCCCCAAAAACTGCAATTGGGTGCCGACTGTGCATTCGCTGATGCAAAAGCGGTGCGCCGCCGTTTTTCCTTCGTCCTTGCGGAGTTGGGCTTTGACAAAGCAGCCTTCACAATACGTATTGAGCATTTCATCGATTTCGTTGATGATGGATACTTTTTTCATTCGGGTCCCTCCGCAAAATGTCATTCTATTATTCTACTATGAATTTGTTTTTTTCTGCAACAATCGGTATACTGGCTTGGGACATTTTCGTCCTTAGCGGTTCGAAACTTCCCGCTCTACCAAAACTAAGGAGGAAGCAGTTTGTTTAATGAATTTTTAGGGCTAGGCTTCGCCCTGTTCAATTTTGTGTTATTGCTCATCATGTATAAAGTGTTCGGCAAGACCGGGCTGTTCGCCTGGGTCGCGTTCGCCACCATCCTGGCGAATATTCAAGTGACAAAGACGATTGAGATCATCGGTTTGACCGCAACGCTCGGCAATAGCTTGTACGCCTCGACTTTTCTCGCAACCGATATTCTCAATGAAAAATACGGCAGAAAAGAAGCGAAGAAAGCAGTATGGCTCGGCTTTTCCTCACTTTTGATCATGGTCGTGACGATGCAGTTCGGCCTTCAATTCATTCCGGCGGACAGTGATTTTGCGCACGAAGCACTCGAGACAGTCTTCGGATTGGTGCCGCAAATCGCCATTGCCAGCATGATCGCTTACTTGCTCGCGCAGCATATCGACGTCATCGTCTTTTCGGCTTTGCGAAAAATCTTTCCGAAAGACAGCCAGTTCTGGATTCGCAATAATGGCTCGACTTTGCTTAGTCAATTGATCGATACCTTGATCTTCACATCGATCGCTTTTTTCGGCGTCTTTCCGTTCGATGTCTGGATCCAGGTCT
Proteins encoded:
- a CDS encoding HD domain-containing protein; amino-acid sequence: MNPQVIADCRMRVKSIYEQFDASHDWQHIERVLENARHIAQAEGGDLALIELAVLLHDVSDPKYKKAGEDPEQEILLQLELSDKERSDIRSIIRTVSFKGGTNEEPQSIEGRIVRDADRLDAIGAIGIARAFAYGGAKGRKLYDRDEQARTAMTESEYRNGDTSTVTHFYEKLLLLKERMVTDSGKQMAEERHRFMLSFLEQLQNETDGKK
- a CDS encoding cold-shock protein, with protein sequence MHHGIVKWFNSEKGYGFIECDNGDDVFVHFTGIQGDGFRSLQEGAAVSFDIIDGNRGPQAANVVQDQP
- a CDS encoding zinc-finger domain-containing protein, producing MKKVSIINEIDEMLNTYCEGCFVKAQLRKDEGKTAAHRFCISECTVGTQLQFLGQELNKIGTGGK
- a CDS encoding queuosine precursor transporter, with translation MFNEFLGLGFALFNFVLLLIMYKVFGKTGLFAWVAFATILANIQVTKTIEIIGLTATLGNSLYASTFLATDILNEKYGRKEAKKAVWLGFSSLLIMVVTMQFGLQFIPADSDFAHEALETVFGLVPQIAIASMIAYLLAQHIDVIVFSALRKIFPKDSQFWIRNNGSTLLSQLIDTLIFTSIAFFGVFPFDVWIQVFISTYVLKFIVSVLDTPFGYIAKKIRPLDEQEAVR